In a single window of the Drosophila albomicans strain 15112-1751.03 chromosome 3, ASM965048v2, whole genome shotgun sequence genome:
- the LOC117570429 gene encoding H(+)/Cl(-) exchange transporter 7: MDDKNKLINVDSDSSSSDDDEQLLTKKPPPSLPASHSNETEASTSRNQPQVSENGTFDTSIDVPPLIGITADAPNDVTTLQNGSHNVEQSPEPVFHIRSRTSAAQINKIQYESLDYDVCDNALFQDEQRQRLQDRFSLRTNVIRWIIFILIGIMTALIACTIDIVIEELSELKYMFLKSSVDNNVPISDREGGDLALPFLWWILLSIVPVAIGASMVTFIEPITAGSGIPQVKSYLNGVKVPRIVRIKTLAVKSIGVITSVVGGLAGGKEGPMIHAGAVVAAGISQGKSTTFVKDFRIFKAFRDDHEKRDFVLGGAAAGVSAAFGAPIGGMLFSLEEAASFWNQNLIWRTLIASIISSFTLNIVLSAYHGLKDFTFTGLFNLGKFDQPLSFEYFELPIFMLFGVTGGLLGAAWNYLNMRINKFRKRYVPWKVGKVCEAILVSIVGVSMAAGMIYFINDCRPLGNDPTIHPVQLFCEDNEYNAVAALWFQTPEATVRALFHDPPGSHKILTLAMFTLVYYVLSCATFGLNVSLGVFIPVALVGAAWGRLIAMLLFYLFPAAQFLHPGKYALIGAAANLGGVLRMTISLSVILMETTGVETSFFFPLIIALITAKWIGDSFNEGVYDTVIEVNNVPMLSWEPLPQYKGLTAHAIMSQPVICIKRVDSAHYIYDVLRKCQHNGFPVVDNVEGDRRSKGRVCGIILRSQLIVILLKSLYVENKHFWLPETTIQTFRDVYPRYPSIKSVRPLDRKINYTVDLSLFMNHSPIRVNAHDCVPKIFNIFRALGLRHMLVINNENRIAGIITRADFIYK, translated from the exons ATGGACGACAAGAACAAACTTATTAATGTCGATAGTGATTCAAGCTCTAGTGATGATGACGAGCAACTATTAACAAAGAAACCGCCCCCCTCTTTACCTGCTTCGCACTCCAATGAAACGGAAGCTTCGACAAGTCGAAATCAGCCACAAGTTTCTGAAAACGGGACTTTTGACACTAGCATAGATGTACCACCCCTAATAGGCATTACTGCTGACGCTCCA AATGATGTGACGACGCTACAAAACGGGAGCCACAATGTGGAGCAGAGTCCTGAACCTGTATTCCATATCCGATCACGTACATCGGCAgcgcaaattaataaaatacaatacgaG AGTCTAGACTATGATGTTTGCGATAACGCCTTGTTCCAGGATGAGCAACGCCAGCGATTACAGGATCGCTTCTCACTGCGCACAAATGTCATCCGCTGGATTATCTTCATACTCATTGGCATCATGACAGCGCTAATTGCCTGCACCATAGATATTGTCATTGAGGAATTGTCAGAATTGAAGTACATGTTTCTGAAGTCAT CTGTGGACAACAATGTGCCCATATCGGACAGGGAAGGCGGGGATCTGGCATTACCGTTCCTCTGGTGGATTCTGCTTAGCATTGTACCGGTGGCCATTGGCGCCAGCATGGTGACGTTTATTGAACCCATTACAGCTGGCAGCGGTATTCCACAGGTGAAGAGCTATCTGAATGGAGTCAAGGTGCCGCGAATTGTGCGCATCAAGACGCTGGCCGTGAAGTCCATTGGTGTCATCACCTCCGTGGTGGGCGGATTGGCTGGTGGCAAGGAGGGACCCATGATTCATGCCGGTGCCGTGGTAGCAGCGGGAATTTCACAGGGAAAGAGCACAACGTTCGTCAAGGATTTCCGCATCTTTAAAGCGTTTCGCGATGACCACGAGAAACGTGACTTTGTCTTGGGCGGCGCAGCGGCAGGCGTTTCGGCTGCTTTCGGCGCACCAATTGGTGGCATGTTATTCTCACTGGAGGAAGCGGCCAGCTTCTGGAATCAGAATCTCATCTGGCGCACACTCATTGCGTCTATCATCAGTTCATTTACACTCAATATTGTGTTGTCTGCATATCATGGTCTGAAGGACTTTACATTCACGGGTCTCTTCAATCTGGGCAAGTTTGATCAGCCGCTTTCTTTTGAATACTTTGAGCTGCCCATCTTCATGCTGTTTGGTGTGACGGGTGGCTTATTGGGAGCCGCTTGGAACTATTTGAACATGCGCATCAACAAGTTTCGCAAACGTTATGTGCCCTGGAAGGTGGGCAAGGTGTGTGAGGCAATACTCGTGTCAATTGTGGGCGTCTCCATGGCCGCTGGCATGATCTATTTCATCAATGATTGTCGACCTCTGGGCAATGATCCAACGATACATCCAGTGCAGCTGTTTTGCGAGGACAACGAATACAATGCCGTTGCCGCACTTTGGTTCCAAACACCTGAGGCAACGGTGCGAGCGCTTTTCCACGATCCGCCAG GATCACATAAAATTCTCACGCTCGCCATGTTCACGTTGGTCTACTATGTACTATCGTGCGCCACCTTCGGCTTGAACGTTTCGCTAGGCGTGTTCATACCCGTTGCGCTGGTGGGCGCCGCTTGGGGACGCCTCATTGCAATGCTGCTATTCTATCTATTTCCCGCAGCA CAATTTCTGCATCCCGGCAAGTATGCACTTATTGGCGCCGCTGCGAATTTGGGCGGCGTTCTGCGCATGACGATCAGTTTATCCGTCATTCTTATGGAGACAACGGGCGTTGAGACTTCGTTCTTCTTTCCATTAATAATTGCTTTGATTACCGCCAAATGGATAGGCGATTCCTTCAACGAGGGTGTCTATGACACTGTCATCGAGGTGAACAATGTGCCCATGTTGTCCTGGGAACCATTGCCCCAATACAAGGGCCTGACAGCACACGCCATAATGAGCCAACCCGTCATCTGCATTAAGCGCGTAGACAGTGCCCATTACATCTACGACGTGCTGAGAAAATGCCAGCACAATGGCTTTCCAGTTGTGGATAATGTTGAGGGC GATCGCCGCTCTAAGGGTCGCGTTTGTGGCATTATATTGCGCTCCCAGCTGATTGTCATCCTGCTCAAGTCTCTTTACGTAGAAAACAAACACTTCTGGCTGCCAGAGACAACTATTCAAACGTTTAGGGATGTGTATCCGCGCTATCCTTCCATTAAG AGCGTGCGACCGTTGGACAGAAAAATCAATTATACGGTGGACCTTTCGTTGTTTATGAATCATTCGCCCATACGAGTAAATGCG CATGATTGCGTACctaaaatattcaacataTTCCGTGCTCTGGGACTGCGTCATATGCTGGTCATCAACAATGAGAACCGCATTGCCGGCATCATAACGCGGGctgattttatttacaaatga
- the LOC117570440 gene encoding protein stand still isoform X2, which produces MPNERQHSDEEDQKQNLINMKVEPERRQHVPYILNGELYRIESQNGDNVTVRCCYCPPDRIYRGSIRSTGNFHMHIKSISLCDSSQDNISQSSGNLSTSQTQDNNNNNTNNNENTIIKQMNSSQNLEDLKKPSDNSTIFENIQLTTVTENSTTLPRALNVNFIKPEQQQQAIVVQSEAAIDLSRSSSFQSDDMQSIEFTTAIQQSSGQELTTYLNGSRGGDVLLRIDNTLRNIKDELQARNQIEHKRLLFDVAKFKFQHPNFNFNLT; this is translated from the exons atgCCAAACGAAAGGCAGCACTCTGACGAAGAGGATCAAAAGCAAAATCTAATTAATATGAAAGTCGAGCCCGAACGTCGTCAACATGTTCCCTATATTTTGAACGGTGAACTCTATCGTATCGAAAGTCAGAATGGCGATAATGTGACAGTAAGGTGCTGCTATTGTCCGCCGGATCGTATTTATCGCGGTAGCATACGCTCTACAGGCAACTTTCATATGCATATCAAG TCGATTTCGCTGTGCGACTCTTCGCAGGATAACATCAGTCAAAGCTCAGGAAACCTCTCAACGTCCCAAActcaagacaacaacaataacaataccaacaacaatgaaaatacaattatCAAACAAATGAATAGTTCACAAAATCTGGAGGATTTAAAGAAg CCGTCAGATAATTcaacaatatttgaaaatattcaacTAACAACAGTTACCGAGAATTCGACAACTTTGCCTCGTGCtttaaatgtgaatttcaTCAAGCccgagcaacagcaacaagcgaTCGTTGTGCAATCGGAAGCGGCTATCGATCTGAGCAGAAGCTCATCCTTTCAGAGCGACGATATGCAGAGTATTGAATTCACCACTGCCATACAACAATCGAGTGGTCAAGAGTTGACTACCTATCTGAATGGATCGCGAGGTGGCGACGTGCTGCTACGCATTGACAACACATTGCGTAATATAAAAGATGAACTACAGGCGCGCAATCAAATCGAACACAAGCGCTTGCTTTTTGATGTGGCCAAGTTCAAGTTCCAACATCccaatttcaactttaatcTCACTTAA
- the LOC117570440 gene encoding protein stand still isoform X1 produces MPNERQHSDEEDQKQNLINMKVEPERRQHVPYILNGELYRIESQNGDNVTVRCCYCPPDRIYRGSIRSTGNFHMHIKRRHVSLMGKLHEMKVAALLERRDQIAKNRRLAKCRKKSTSPVVASAPSPTPIATTTTHQLKIKKVFQRHKQEHHEQEEAAAIRSSISLCDSSQDNISQSSGNLSTSQTQDNNNNNTNNNENTIIKQMNSSQNLEDLKKPSDNSTIFENIQLTTVTENSTTLPRALNVNFIKPEQQQQAIVVQSEAAIDLSRSSSFQSDDMQSIEFTTAIQQSSGQELTTYLNGSRGGDVLLRIDNTLRNIKDELQARNQIEHKRLLFDVAKFKFQHPNFNFNLT; encoded by the exons atgCCAAACGAAAGGCAGCACTCTGACGAAGAGGATCAAAAGCAAAATCTAATTAATATGAAAGTCGAGCCCGAACGTCGTCAACATGTTCCCTATATTTTGAACGGTGAACTCTATCGTATCGAAAGTCAGAATGGCGATAATGTGACAGTAAGGTGCTGCTATTGTCCGCCGGATCGTATTTATCGCGGTAGCATACGCTCTACAGGCAACTTTCATATGCATATCAAG CGCCGACATGTATCTTTGATGGGTAAATTGCACGAAATGAAGGTGGCAGCTTTGCTCGAGCGACGTGATCAAATTGCCAAGAATCGTCGCTTAGCCAAATGTCGTAAGAAATCAACAAGTCCCGTTGTAGCTTCGGCACCATCTCCAACGCCAattgcaactacaacaacgcatcagctgaaaataaaaaaggtttTTCAACGACATAAACAAGAACATCACGAACAGGAGGAAGCGGCAGCCATTCGAAGC TCGATTTCGCTGTGCGACTCTTCGCAGGATAACATCAGTCAAAGCTCAGGAAACCTCTCAACGTCCCAAActcaagacaacaacaataacaataccaacaacaatgaaaatacaattatCAAACAAATGAATAGTTCACAAAATCTGGAGGATTTAAAGAAg CCGTCAGATAATTcaacaatatttgaaaatattcaacTAACAACAGTTACCGAGAATTCGACAACTTTGCCTCGTGCtttaaatgtgaatttcaTCAAGCccgagcaacagcaacaagcgaTCGTTGTGCAATCGGAAGCGGCTATCGATCTGAGCAGAAGCTCATCCTTTCAGAGCGACGATATGCAGAGTATTGAATTCACCACTGCCATACAACAATCGAGTGGTCAAGAGTTGACTACCTATCTGAATGGATCGCGAGGTGGCGACGTGCTGCTACGCATTGACAACACATTGCGTAATATAAAAGATGAACTACAGGCGCGCAATCAAATCGAACACAAGCGCTTGCTTTTTGATGTGGCCAAGTTCAAGTTCCAACATCccaatttcaactttaatcTCACTTAA
- the LOC117570448 gene encoding adenylate kinase isoenzyme 6 homolog: MTEVSKPNILVTGTPGAGKSYLCERLAAQLKFTWLDCSKIAKDEEFVLEYDEEYDCPVLDEDKLMDHLEPLMAEGGNIVEYHSCDFFPERWFQAVFVVTCPNTTLYDRLKARNYNEKKLNSNMQCEIFCTILDEARESYKPDIVYELSGETKADAEKSMKTVKNWYSMWKRK, from the exons ATGACGGAAGTGAGCAAACCAAATATTTTAGTAACCG GTACTCCCGGTGCTGGTAAATCATATTTGTGCGAACGTTTGGCCGCACAATTGAAATTCACATGGTTGGACTGCTCAAAGATTGCCAAGGATGAGGAATTTGTGTTGGAATACGACGAGGAGTATGATTGTCCCGTTCTGGATGAAGATAAG CTCATGGATCACCTGGAACCTTTAATGGCCGAAGGCGGCAACATCGTGGAATATCACAGCTGTGATTTCTTCCCAGAGCGTTGGTTCCAAGCTGTCTTCGTAGTCACATGTCCCAACACAACGCTATACGACAGACTGAAGGCACGCAACTATAATGAGAAGAAGCTCAACTCCAATATGCAATGCGAAATCTTCTGCACAATCTTGGATGAGGCCCGAGAATCGTACAAGCCAGATATCGTCTACGAATTGTCTGGGGAAACTAAGGCGGATGCTGAGAAAAGCATGAAAACTGTCAAGAATTGGTATAGCATGTGGAAACGCAAATAG
- the LOC117570431 gene encoding probable cytochrome P450 301a1, mitochondrial, with amino-acid sequence MNQLPKRVWHATATPVIRRTASKIAGSKAASSQLLQRRENSATATAEATAAATADAVCPHLGLEQEAAATPRIHATAEWQNALSYQEIPGPKPLPILGNTWRLMPIIGQYTISDVAKISSLLHDRYGRIVRFSGLIGRPDLLFIYDADEIEKCYRSEGPTPFRPSMPSLVKYKSVVRKDFFGELGGVVGVHGEPWRQFRSRVQKPVLQLSTIRRYLQPLEVITEDFLERCERLLDANEELPLDFDNEIHKWSLECIGRVALDARLGCLEDNLTPDSEPQQIIDAAKYALRNVATLELKAPYWRYFPTPLWTRYVKNMNFFVGVCMKYIQSATERLKTQDASLRNGEPSLLEKVIMSEKDEKIATIMALDLILVGIDTISMAVCSILYQLATRPAEQQKVHEELKRLLPDANTPLTIPLLDQMHHLKAFIKEVFRMYSTVIGNGRTLQEDSVICGYQVPKGVQAVFPTIVTGNMEEYVTDAATFRPERWLKPQHGGTPGKLHPFASLPYGYGARMCLGRRFADLEMQILLAKLLRNYKLEYNHPPLDYAVTFMYAPDGPLRFKMSRI; translated from the exons ATGAATCAACTACCAAAGCGAGTTTGGCATGCGACAGCCACGCCTGTTATTCGACGCACTGCATCTAAGATTGCAGGCTCTAAAGCAGCCAGTTCGCAGTTATTGCAACGGCGTGAGAACTCAGCGACAGCGACCGCAGAggccacagcagctgcaacagccgATGCAGTGTGTCCACATCTGGGATTGGAGCAGGAGGCAGCAGCTACACCACGCATACACGCCACAGCCGAGTGGCAGAATGCTTTGTCCTATCAGGAGATACCGGGACCAAAGCCATTGCCCATACTTGGCAATACTTGGCG TTTGATGCCAATAATTGGACAATACACGATCTCGGATGTGGCTAAAATCTCATCACTGCTGCACGACAGATATGGCAGAATTGTGCGCTTCTCTGGGCTGATCGGCAGACCCGATCTTCTCTTCATCTACGATGCCGATGAAATTGAAAAG TGCTATCGGAGCGAAGGACCAACCCCCTTCCGGCCATCGATGCCCAGTCTGGTCAAGTACAAGAGCGTTGTGCGCAAGGATTTCTTTGGCGAACTTGGCGGCGTTGTTGGCGT TCATGGTGAGCCATGGCGTCAGTTCCGCTCGCGTGTTCAGAAGCCTGTGCTGCAGTTATCCACCATACGTCGCTATCTGCAGCCACTGGAGGTCATTACTGAAGATTTCCTGGAACGCTGCGAGCGGCTGCTGGATGCCAACGAGGAGCTGCCTCTTGATTTCGACAATGAGATCCACAAATGGTCCTTGGAGT GCATTGGACGTGTGGCTTTGGATGCGCGCCTGGGTTGCCTGGAGGACAATCTGACGCCCGACTCGGAGCCACAGCAAATTATTGATGCCGCCAAGTATGCGCTGCGCAATGTGGCAACCTTGGAGCTGAAGGCGCCTTACTGGCGCTACTTCCCTACGCCACTTTGGACGCGCTATGTCAAGAACATGAACTTCTTTGTAGG TGTGTGCATGAAGTACATACAGAGCGCAACGGAGCGCCTGAAGACGCAGGATGCCAGCCTACGTAATGGAGAACCATCGCTGCTGGAGAAGGTGATCATGTCGGAGAAGGACGAGAAGATTGCTACCATAATGGCATTGGATTTGATACTCGTTGGCATCGACACG ATATCCATGGCTGTTTGCTCAATACTTTATCAATTGGCCACACGGCCTGCGGAGCAGCAAAAGGTACATGAAGAACTGAAGCGTCTGCTGCCCGATGCCAATACCCCGCTGACAATTCCACTGCTCGATCAGATGCACCATCTAAAGGCATTTATCAAGGAAGTCTTTCGCATGTACAGCACTGTCATTGGGAATGGACGCACACTACAGGAGGACAGCGTCATCTGTGGCTACCAGGTACCCAAGGGAGTGCAAGCGGTTTTTCCCACAATAGTCACCGGCAACATGGAGGAGTATGTCACAGATGCGGCCACATTTAGACCCGAACGCTGGCTGAAACCTCAGCATGGTGGAACTCCTGGCAAACTGCATCCGTTTGCTTCGTTGCCCTATGGATACGGTGCTCGCATGTGTCTGGGCCGCCGGTTTGCTGATCTTGAGATGCAAATTCTGCTGGCCAAGTTGCTGCGCAATTACAAGCTGGAGTACAATCATCCGCCACTGGACTACGCTGTGACCTTTATGTACGCTCCCGATGGACCACTTCGCTTCAAAATGTCGCGAATTTAA
- the LOC117566557 gene encoding uncharacterized protein LOC117566557 has translation MDRGARRYLMLLAVLVGFLVMSDGKKSKSRFSNIKCETYNKTFADFETCKLKLLGRGIIGVQVHLKLYILPIDTVSANLSIWRRYNSFQPFLHNSTIDFCKFVKQTKKLSFERLVLDAISSRSNLNHSCPYTHDIIVDNLVFSDTFLQTLPLPQGEYKIQMLFATENIWRVRVDIFILRDE, from the exons ATGGACAGAGGAGCGCGTCGATATTTGATGCTCTTAGCAGTACTTGTTGGCTTCCTGGTCATGAGCGATggcaaaaaatcaaaatcccGATTTAGCAATATCAAGTGCGAGACTtacaacaaaacttttgccgATTTTGAGACCTGCAAACTTAAATTGTTGGGCAGAGGCATCATTGGCGTTCAGGTACATctcaaattgtatattttaccCATCGATACTGTGTCG GCCAACTTGAGCATATGGCGTCGTTACAATAGCTTTCAGCCTTTTTTGCATAATTCCACCATCGATTTTTGCAAGTTTGTAAAACAAACCAAGAAGCTTTCATTTGAGCGACTTGTTCTCGACGCCATTTCTTCGCGCTCCAATCTTAATCACTCTTGTCCTTATACG CATGATATCATTGTGGACAATCTGGTGTTTAGCGATACATTCTTGCAGACGCTGCCCTTGCCCCAAGGCGAATACAAGATTCAAATGTTATTCGCCACCGAAAATATTTGGAGAGTCCGCGTGGACATTTTCATATTGCGAGATGAATAA
- the LOC117566556 gene encoding retinol dehydrogenase 12-like, with protein sequence MPNIADGLLSPLVAGPALIGLAIYLIRDYMQGGQFKKKTDETGKIVIVTGSNTGIGKETVLELARRGATVYMACRDEARAEKARQEIIKETKNENVFYRELDLASLDSIRKFAENFKKEQSKLHILINNAGIFRGPRRLTKDGFEMQIGVNHMGHFLLTSLLLDLLKKAAPSRIVNVSSLAHTMHKLNVDDLNCEKSYDETHAYCQSKLANVMFTRELAKRLEGTGVTVTALHPGLVDTEIFRNSAILQSAIVQFVFKPLLWPFIKTPKSGAQTTLYAALDPSLEGITGEYFSDCRPKPVADVATDEKASRFLWQQSEKWTGAPKIPQH encoded by the exons atgccaaacatTGCCGATGGTTTACTGAGTCCCCTAGTTGCCGGTCCGGCACTAATCGGTCTAGCGATTTACCTTATCAG AGACTATATGCAAGGTGGACAGTTCAAAAAGAAAACCGATGAGACGGGCAAGATTGTGATTGTAACCGGCTCGAATACGGGCATTGGCAAGGAGACTGTCCTGGAGCTGGCACGACGAGGAGCTACTGTGTACATGGCCTGTCGCGATGAGGCCAGAGCGGAAAAGGCACGACAAGAAATTATTAAGGAGACGaagaatgaaaatgttttctatCGCGAGCTCGACTTGGCTTCGCTTGACTCGATTCGCAAATTTGCCGAGAA CTTCAAAAAAGAGCAGAGTAAACTGCACATTTTGATTAACAATGCGGGTATCTTTCGGGGACCACGTCGCCTCACCAAGGATGGCTTCGAGATGCAGATAGGCGTCAATCACATGGGCCACTTTTTGCTCACCAGTCTGTTGCTTGACCTGCTGAAG AAAGCTGCTCCCAGTCGTATTGTCAATGTGTCCAGCTTGGCGCACACAATGCACAAGCTGAACGTGGATGACTTGAACTGCGAAAAATCTTACGATGAGACGCATGCTTATTGTCAAAGCAAGTTGGCTAATGTAATGTTTACACGGGAGTTGGCAAAACGTTTAGAAGGCACCGGCGTAACCGTGACTGCACTGCATCCTGGTCTGGTGGACACGGAAATCTTCCGCAATTCCGCTATTCTGCAATCCGCCATTGTGCA GTTCGTCTTTAAGCCACTTTTGTGGCCTTTCATAAAGACGCCTAAGAGTGGTGCGCAGACTACATTGTACGCAGCCTTAGATCCTTCCTTAGAGGGCATTACTGGCGAGTATTTCAGCGATTGCAGGCCAAAGCCGGTGGCCGATGTGGCTACCGATGAGAAGGCCTCCCGATTTTTGTGGCAGCAGAGCGAGAAGTGGACAGGAGCACCAAAGATACCACAACATTAG
- the LOC117570436 gene encoding dynactin subunit 4, which produces MSFMQPSPVKYACSCGILNPINKLFFCRHCPKLRCGFCVCHEIESHFCSNCLENIPSSEARHKKNCCANCFDCPCCQHTLSARATTVAVVRKTEEAKEGESGAPEAAPSPKPSAMPTTKKMYYLSCLSCRWTTRDVGIPDQGVATGTWPDNECLYQVRFNTLMEYYQTVVLQEKQEKQEFLRRKAPKPHKFPSLTDRTGLTVSLIRRQIGWTDKSLPKPKPVNITSAEATADVEALPADIFTQPINLRNITTIAQRHSQPADQPTAVSKLYPQRRSLWIKRSLRCRQCEHNLIKPEYHPTSIKYRIQLFASAHVPEVVMVRCEQPLQPGQSNAILLKFTNPTMYDMTISVLDAPPQEVQINADAFQQACRIKEEAVTSSPLLKSSGVTLARQNSTREVKREVKEKANATIVPLESEFVLNQRDDSKEFDEDVQAPIEEPKFIVWRKGNKVLLRLQFTPSPELQTGNEVTLAFCMQYTYVNTVTNTQDKKEPTTHALYSRIFIHAGDIVN; this is translated from the coding sequence ATGAGTTTTATGCAACCGAGTCCCGTGAAATATGCTTGTTCATGTGGCATACTAAATCCAATAAATAAACTCTTCTTCTGCCGCCACTGCCCAAAGTTACGATGTGGCTTCTGTGTGTGCCACGAAATTGAGTCACACTTCTGCTCCAATTGtttggaaaatataccatcgtcGGAGGCTCGACACAAGAAGAACTGCTGCGCCAACTGCTTCGATTGCCCATGCTGCCAGCACACGCTGTCCGCCAGGGCCACCACTGTGGCCGTGGTGCGCAAAACGGAAGAGGCCAAGGAGGGTGAAAGTGGTGCACCTGAAGCCGCGCCCAGTCCGAAGCCCTCGGCGATGCCCACAACTAAGAAAATGTATTACTTGTCATGCCTGTCGTGCCGTTGGACTACGCGTGACGTTGGCATTCCCGATCAAGGCGTGGCCACGGGAACCTGGCCAGACAACGAGTGCTTGTACCAGGTGCGATTCAATACGCTCATGGAATACTATCAGACGGTGGTGTTACAGGAAAAGCAGGAGAAACAGGAGTTTTTGCGTCGCAAGGCCCCCAAACCACACAAGTTTCCAAGTCTGACAGATCGCACAGGTCTCACGGTGTCACTAATACGTCGCCAGATCGGCTGGACCGACAAAAGTTTACCGAAACCGAAGCCAGTAAATATTACATCCGCTGAGGCAACTGCAGATGTGGAAGCACTTCCGGCCGACATCTTTACGCAGCCAATCAATCTTCGAAACATTACGACTATAGCTCAACGGCACAGCCAGCCTGCGGATCAACCGACTGCGGTGAGCAAATTGTATCCACAGCGACGTTCATTGTGGATCAAGCGATCGCTGCGTTGCCGTCAATGCGAGCACAATCTCATTAAGCCGGAGTATCATCCTACATCGATCAAGTATCGCATTCAGCTTTTCGCCAGCGCCCATGTGCCCGAGGTGGTCATGGTGCGTTGTGAGCAACCATTGCAGCCTGGTCAGAGCAATGCCATACTGCTGAAGTTCACTAATCCCACGATGTACGACATGACCATAAGTGTGCTCGATGCTCCGCCCCAGGAGGTGCAAATCAATGCGGATGCCTTTCAGCAAGCATGCCGCATCAAAGAGGAGGCGGTCACATCGTCGCCACTGCTGAAGTCATCAGGTGTGACGTTGGCACGTCAGAATTCCACACGTGAAGTAAAGCGAGAAGTGAAGGAGAAAGCCAATGCAACAATTGTGCCGCTGGAGAGCGAATTTGTATTAAATCAACGCGATGATTCCAAGGAGTTTGACGAGGATGTGCAAGCGCCCATTGAGGAGCCGAAATTTATTGTGTGGCGCAAGGGAAACAAAGTGCTCTTGAGACTTCAGTTTACTCCATCGCCTGAGCTGCAAACAGGCAACGAGGTGACGCTGGCTTTCTGCATGCAGTACACATATGTGAACACTGTGACCAACACACAAGACAAGAAGGAGCCCACAACACATGCTCTCTACTCACGCATCTTCATTCATGCTGGCGACATTGTCAACTAG
- the LOC117570451 gene encoding uncharacterized protein LOC117570451, producing the protein MEFTQFYTWLSLVFTIIIYKLSQCSAKPTLYDLDSYEHSYDPSYGHRSYDSGSSGNTYALTYGQPITAQHLDKLDTGYYYVDNGYIAPVPSSSSSSNQRSLNAYSGDVLSDGYRFAPIARYRSTRTKRKKLFVPNFFG; encoded by the exons ATGGAATTTACG CAATTTTATACATGGTTAAGCCTGGTGTTCACCATTATCATTTACAAGTTGTCGCAGTGCAGTGCCAAGCCCACTTTATACGATCTGGATAGCTATGAGCACAGCTACGATCCCAGCTACGGTCACAGAAGCTATGACAGCGGCAGCAGTGGAAATACCTATGCTCTAACATACGGCCAGCCAATAACAGCACAACACTTGGATAAGCTTGACACAGGCTATTACTATGTGGACAACGGGTATATTGCTCCCGTTCCCAGCAGTAGCAGTAGCTCCAATCAACGCAGTCTCAATGCGTACAGCGGCGATGTCCTATCCGATGGCTACAGGTTTGCACCAATTGCCCGCTACAGGAGCACACGCACCAAGCGCAAGAAGCTCTTTGTGCCCAACTTCTTTGGCTAA